ATATGATAAATGTGACAATTGTGTTACAACATAAAGTTTTTTTAAAAATATTATAAAAAAAAATTAACATATATTTTAATAAAATAAAAAAGTGAAGAGAACTATTACAATTTTAAAATTTGTAATAGACTCTTACACTTCATTTAATCATAAATTATTCTTCTGTTGAAGAAGTACCATATTTAGATAATAATTCTTGGTTTTCTCTTTTTTCTTCTTCTATTTCTATTTTTTTAATAGAAAGTTTTATTCTTTGTTTTTCTTTGTCTATTTCAACGATTTGAGCTTTTACAACATCTCCAACTTTAAATTTATCTTTTAAGTTTTTAACGAAATCTTTAGAAGCCATTTGAGCTGGAACAAAACCATCTACACCTTTGCTAAGATTGATAAATAGTCCAAAATCCATTATATTTTTTATCTCTTTTTCAACAGTTTGTCCAACTTTATAAGTTTCAAGGGCTAATTCCCATGGACTCTTAGTTAAAGCTTTGATACTTCCTTTTATTTTATTATCTTCCATATTAAGTTCAATTACTTTGAAGTTTACTGTATCTCCAACTGAGAATTTTTTATTTGCTTCTCCTTGCCAATTGTAATCAGATTGGTGAATAAATACATCTACTCCTGGTTCAACTTCAGCAAATAAACCAAATGGTTTAACTTCTAAAACTTTAGCAGATAATTCTTTACCTACTGCAAATCTTTCTTCAGCAGAATCCCAAGGATTTTCAGAAAGTTGTTTAATTCCTAATTTTAATTTTCTTTCAGCAGGAACAAATTCAAGAACTCTAACTTTTACAATGTCACCTACTTGAACAAATTCATTAAGGTTAACTCTCTTTTTATTCCAAGTAAAATCTGACATATGAACAAGACCTTCTACACCATCAGCTATTTCAACAAATACTCCATAAGGAAGTAATTTAGTAACTTTTCCTTCTACTACTGAATCTACTCCAACAGTTTCAGCTACAACATCCCAAGGATTTCTAGTTAATGCTTTAATAGAAAGTTTTATATTTTTCTTTTCTGCTTCAAGAGATATAATTTTTCCTTTAATAATATCTCCTTTTTTGTATTCATCAGTAAGTTTTTCAAGTTTTTTCCAAGATACTTCAGAAATATGAACAAATCCTCTAAGGTGTCCAATTTTAACAGAAAGTCCAAAGTCTAAAATATCAGTAACTTCTGCTTCTACAACATCTCCAACTTTTAATTCAGAAAATTCTTTTTCTTCTTTTTGAAGAGTGATATCTTTTCTAGAGAAAGTGATTTTTTTAGTTTTCTTATCTTTTTCAAGTTGAATATCTTTTATCATAAGTTGAACTTCTTGACCTATGAATTTATCTCCATCTTTCATATTGATTTCAGAAAGAGAGTTAGGAAGGAATCCTTGATGGAATAAAGCTTCTACCATATATCCACCTTTGATTCTTTTTACAATTTTACCAGTTATTATTTCTTTCTTTTCAAAAGCTTCTTCTAGTTTTTTAAGATTGTCTTCCATATCAATTCTTTTTCTAGAACCGATGATAAATTCACCATCTTCTGTTTCTCCTACTAAAAGAACTTCAACTTCATCACCTATATTATAAGCTAAAAGCTCTTCATTTCTAACTCTAACACTTGTTGGTTGTCCTTGAACGTCAAGATATGCATAGTTTCTATCTCTTTGTGCTATTATTCCAGTTGCTCTTACCCTTGTTTTTTCCTCTGCTGGTAAGTACTCATTTAGCAGAGCTTCAAATTCATCATAGTTTTCGTTGTTATACATTAATGAATCCCCCTTATTTGATTTTCTATTTTAATTACTATTTCTTCTGGTGTTGATGCTCCTGCAGTAATACCTATTTTATTCATTCCTCTAAACCATTCTATATTTAAATCATTTTCATCTTGAATAAGATATGTATTAGGATTAAAGTTACTAGATATGTCATATAATTTTTTTGTATTAGAACTAGTTTTACCTCCTATTACAATGAGCATATCTACTTTCTTAGCTAATTCTTCTACTGCTTCTTGTCGAACTTGAGTAGCTCCACAGATCTTATCTAATATTTTAACATTTTGAAAGTTATTTTCCAAATAACTTTTTATTTTTTCTAACTTTTTTTTATTTAAAGTAGTTTGTGTAAGTAAGCAATATTTTTTATTTTTATCAATTTCAACTTTTAAAAGTTCTTCTAAATCATTACAAACAGTTACATTTTTTCCAAAAGATATGATTCCTTTAACTTCAGGATGATTTTTATCTCCTATAAATAATATATCATACCCTTTTTTTTCCATTTCTACAAGTGTTTTTCTTATATGAGTAACAAAAACACATGTTGCATCATAAATTTCAACTTGTTTTTCTTTTAAAATTTCAAAAATTTTTTCAGAGGTACCATGAGCTCTTATAATAACTATATCATTTTTATTTAAATTATCTTTTCCTTGAAGTATTTCCTCTTCTTTAACAGTTTTAAAACCTTGTTCTTCAAGTTTTTTTACCACATGTTCATTGTGAACTAACATACCTAGAATATAGATATTTCTATTATAATTATTTTTATCATTGATAACTTTTTGACAAATATCAATAGCTCCAGCAACTCCAAAACAAAATCCCATATGTTTTGCTCTTATTATTTCCATAATTTATTCCTCAATTATTCTTCATTAAATTTTTTTACTTCAATTAAATCAACTAAAGCATCTAACATTTCATCTTCATCTGGACCATCAGCAATTAGTTCAAGCTTTCTACCTTGTTCAGCAGCTAAAAGCATAAGTCCCATTATACTCTTTCCATTAATCTCTTCATCATCACATTTTACAGTAATATCTGAGTCATATTCTGTAACTAATTGTACAAATAAAGATGAAGGTCTAGCATGAAGACCAGCTTTATTTTTAATTTCTACTATTCTACTTTTCATAATATAATCTCCTTAAAATTCTATATAATTTTTTAAAATTCCTTTTATTTCTTTTGAATTTTTACAATCAAGAATTTTTTCTCTCAAGGTAGTTAGCTTTTCATAATTTAATTTTCTAATTAAATTTTTAGCAGGAAGGATAGAGGCTTCTACCATACTTAAATCTCTTATTCCTAAACTTAATAACACTAAAATTCCTTTTAATTCTCCAGCTAACTCTCCACATACAGATATTTTTTTATTATATTTATCAGCTGCTTTTTTTACATGATAAATAGCACGTAACACAGCAGGATTATATGAATCATAAAGATCACCAACAGTTTCTGAAAGTCTATCTGTAGCTAAAATATATTGAGTTAAATCATTACTTCCTATACTGAAAAAATCAATTTCTTTTGCAAAAGCTTCAGCCATCATAATTACTGATGGAACTTCTACCATCATACCTACTTCAATATTTTCATTAAAACTGATATTTTGATTTCTTAATTCATTTTTAACTTCATTTAAAATTAGGTTAGCTTCTCTAATTTCATCAATATTTGTAACCATAGGATACATTATCTTAATATTTTTTTCACTAGATAACCTAAGAATTACTCTCAGTTGAGTTTTAAAAATATCTCTATTTTCTAAAGAAAAACGAATACCTCTTAATCCTAAGAAAGGATTACTTTCACTTTTCATTTTAAAGTAAGAAAGTTGTTTATCAGCACCAATATCCAATGTTCTAATAACTATAGTTTGATCTTTAGTAAAATCTTTTAAAGCTTCATGATATATATTAAATTGTTTCTCTTCAGTTGGGAAGTCAGAACCATTCATATATAATAGTTCTGTTCTTAAAAGACCAACCCCAGCAATTTTACTTCTATCAACTTCTTTTAAATTATCATGTTCACTATTTCCTAAGTTTAAATAGAGATTAACAGGGATACCATCTTCAGTAATACAAGGTAAGTTTTTACTTTCTTGTATTTTTTTTAGTTTTAAAAGAAATTTTTCTTGTTTTTCTTTATATAAATTTAATTCTTCTTCATTAGGGTTTATAATAACAACCCCAATCTCTTCAGTAGTATCTAAAATAACTTTATCATTCCAATTGTGGTCGAATATATTTGATACTCCCATAATTGTTGGAATTTTTAAAGCTTTAGCTAAGATAGCAACATGAGAGGTTTCTCCTCCATATTCCATTATAATTCCTTTTAAAGTAATTCCCTCTTTATGTAACTTAAGTAATTCAGTAGGATAAATCTCTTTAGTAACTAGAATTTTATTATGGAAAGCTTTATAGTTGTTATCTTTATCTTTTAAAATATCTAAAAGACGATTAGCAACATCTTTTATATCTAATCCTCTTTGACGATATACAGGACTATCTATGTTTTCAAAAAGTTTTATAAATTTTTCAGTAGTTTCAATTATAGCATATTCTACTTTTTTTTGCTCTTTTTGTATACACTTTTTTATATCAGAAACATACATAGGATCTTTTAGTAATAAAATATGAGCATCTATTAAAGAGAGTTCTTTTTGTTTTATTTTTCCATTAAGTTCCTCTTTTAGAGAAATTAAAGAATTTTCTGCTTTATTTAAGCAATCTTCTAATTTGTGTATTTCCTTTTCTACTTCTTCAAAAGCAATAGTTTCTTTTTCATTTTGTAAATAAGTGTCTTGATCTAAGTAAACATCTTCAATAACAACACCTTCATATGCACATTTACCGATTAAATACTCCATTATAAAAAATAACACCCCTTTTAATCCTATATATAACTACTTAAAATTATAGCTTATTTTGAAAATTTTTTCAATTTTTTTAGAAGAGAAAAAACTATAATTTTACAAAAAAATATTGATTATATAATGAACATGTGCTAAAATTTTTAATAACATAATTTATATTATGAATGAAAAAAGTATAAGTATTTTATAAAATATATAAAAAGTGTTTTAAATTTTTATTTTTTAATCTATAAAAATACAAGGAGGATTTTATAATGAACACAATGCTAGATATGTTTGGTGTTAATTATTTCTCAGAACTTGAATTAAAAAGTAGAGTTCCTAGTTCAATTTTTAAGAAATTTAAAGCTGTCCAATTAGGAGATGCTGAAATGTCTTTAGAAGTTGCTGATGTAATAGCTAACGCCGTAAAAAGTTGGGCAACTGAAAAGGGAGCTACACATTTTACACACTGGTTTCAACCTCTTACTGAATTAACTGCTGAAAAACATGAATCTTTTATTTCTGTAACTTCTGAAGGGACTATTATGTCTCAGTTTTCTGGAAAGGATTTAATAAAAGGAGAAGCAGATACATCTTCTTTTCCTAATGGTGGTTTAAGATCAACATTTGAAGCTCGTGGATATACAGCATGGGATACAAGTTCTCCAATGTTTATAAAAGGGGAAGGGGTCACAAAATCTCTATATATACCTACAGCCTTTGTTGGATATAATGGAGAAGCACTAGATAAAAAAGTACCTCTTTTAAGGTCAATAAAATCAATAGAAGCACAAGCTTTAAGAATTCAAAGGCTTTTAGGAGATTTTAATACAAAACATATAAATGTAACTTTAGGAGTTGAGCAAGAATATTTTCTTGTTGAAAAAGAATTTTGGGATAGAAGACAAGATTTAGCTCTTGCAGGAAGAACTGTTTTTGGAAATCTTCCACCAAAAGGGCAAGAGATGAATGACCATTACTATGGAACTATTAAAGAGAGAGTAGAAATATTCATGTCAGAATTAGATGCTGAACTTTGGAAACTTGGAGTAATGGCAAAAACAAAACATAATGAAGTTGCCCCAAATCAATTTGAAATTGCTTTAATGTTTACAACTGCCAATGTTTCTGTTGACCAAAATCATTTAGCTATGGATACTATAAAAAAAGTTGCCAATAGACATGGTTTGGCGGCTCTTTTACATGAAAAACCTTTCCAAGGAGTTAATGGTTCAGGAAAACATTGTAACTGGTCTTTAGCTACAGATACAGGAAAAAATATTTTTGATCCAGATAATTTAACTCCAGATAATTTACAATTTCTTCTATATACTATGGCATTAGTAGAAGGAGTAGATAGATATGCTGATGTATTAAGAGCTTGTACTGCCACTCCAGGAAATGATCATAGATTAGGAGGACATGAAGCTCCACCAGCAGTAATTTCTATATTTTTAGGAGAACAATTACAAGAGCTATTTGAAAAAATAGGAAAAGCTGATTTTATGGAATCAACTGATATTAATGAAACAATAGATATTGGAGTTCGTATTCCTAAAATTGCTAAAGACTTATCAGATAGAAATAGAACATCTCCATTTGCTTTTACAGGAAATAAATTTGAATTTAGAATGCCAGGATCAAGTGCTTCTGCTTCAACACCAGTATTTATGATAAATACTATAGTAGCAGATATTTTAAGAGAGTATGCAGATGTTTTAGAAAAAACTGATCCAACAAAAAATATCAATAAATATATTATAAAATTGATAAAAGAGAGATATAATTTACATAAAAGAATTATTTTCAACGGAAATGGTTATGAAGAAGCTTGGATTGAAAAAGCAAAAGAATTAGGACTATCAAATTTAAAAAATACTGTAGAGGGAATCCCAGTATACATAAGAGAGGAAACTATAGAACTTTTTGAAAGAAATGGAGTATTAACAAGAAATGAGCTTTATTCAAGATTTAAAGTATATAGTGATAGATATAATAAGCAAACAAATATAGAGATTTCAACTGCTATTAGAATGGCAAGAAATGAAATTTATCCTTGTATAATTAAATATATAACTAATATTTCTCAAATGATAAATAGTGTTAGAGAGGCATTAAAAGAAGAAGAGTTTATTCAATATGACAAAGAGCATTTAATAAAAGTAATAGGATTTAAGAATCAATTAAAAAATACAATAACTGAATTAAATGAGGGATTGAAAAAAGCAACAAGTATTTCTGATGAATATGAAAGAGCTTGTTATTATCACTCAGAACTTGTTCCAGTTTTAAATGAAATGAGAACAGTTGTAGATTCTCTAGAGTTATTAGTTGATAAAACTGTATGGCCTATTCCAACTTACTATGATTTATTATTTAGATTATAAAATATAAAATTAAGGGCTGTTGCAAATATTTTGCAATAGCCCTTTTAAAATTTTATTTCATATTTTTATTAATAATATTTGTACATATTACCAATAATACCAACAGCTTCTTTAGCCTTCATAACTTTTTCTTGAGCAATAGCTCTAGCCTTTTTTCCACCTTCAAATAGTACATCGTGGATATAATTCATATCTTGAGCTAATTTTTCTCTTCTCTCTCTAGCTTCTCCAAAATATTCCAATACAGCATTTAGAAGCTCTGTTTTAGCATGTCCATAACCATAGTTACCAGCTAAAAATTTCTCTTTCATCTCATTTTGTTTTTCAATTGAAGCAAATAGTGCATAAAGTTTAGCTATATTGTTATCAGGATTTTTTGGCTCTTCTAAAGGAGTAGAATCTGTTACAATACTCATAATTTGTTTCTTTAAATCTTTTTTACTAGCAAACATATTAATAGTATTTCCATAAGATTTACTCATTTTTTGTCCATCTACTCCAGGAACTACTGCTGAATCATCTAAAGTAAGAGGTTCAGGAAGTTTAAATAGTTCAACTCCATATTGTTGATTGAATTTCATAGCTATATCTCTAGTCATCTCTAAATGTTGTTTTTGGTCTTTTCCTACAGGAACAACATCAGCATCATACATAAGTATATCTGCAGCCATAAGAACTGGATAAGTAAGTAGTCCAGTGTTAGGGAAAATTCCTTTAGCTATTTTATCCTTGTATGAGTGTCCTCTTTCTAGTAATCCAACAGGAGTTACATTTGATAGTAACCAAGAAAGTTCTACATGCTCAGGGACATCTGATTGTAAAAATATAGTTGATTTATTAGGGTCAAGTCCAAGTGCTAGATAATCAAGCACAATATTATAAGTGTTATCCTTTAATGATTTTGGATCAGTAAGTGATGTAAGAGAGTGATAGTCAGCTATAAAATAAAATCCATCATACTCTCCACTATTTTGAGCATCTATAAATTGTTTCATAGCTCCAAAATAGTTTCCAAGGTGAAGTATTCCACTAGGTTGAATACCAGATAAACTTCTTTTCATTGTGTTCCTCCTAAAATAATATTATAAATTCCATAATATTATATCACAATACTTATTTTGTTTCTACAACAGAATCAAAAATGTATTTTCCATCTTTTACTTTAATTATTGTAACGGCTTTAATTGGGTTATTTTTTTCATCAAAAGTTAAATGTCCAGTAATACCATCCATATCACTAGCTTTGATAGCTTTTACTAAATCCTCTTTATTAGTTGTACCAGCTTTTTCAATTGCATTTTTTAATATGTATACATTATCATAAGCTAAAGCTGAGAAAGCAGTAGGTTCTTCATTATATTTTTCTCTATATTTTTTTAAGAAAGATTGTACTTTTTCACTGCCATCTTCTGCTGAATAGTGATTTGTAAAGTAAGAATTATCAACAACTGAGTATGATGATGGGTCAAGTGCTCCTATGATTCCATCCCAACCATCTGGTCCTACAAAAGTAGATTTCATTCCAATTTCTCTAGCTTGTGTAGCTATAAGAGCAGAAAGTTCATAATATTCAGGAACCATTAAAATATCAGGATTTTCTCCATTTATTTTAGTAAGTTGGGCTTTAAAATCTTTATCTCCATCAGAGTATCCCTCTTTAGCTACTATTTCTATTCCCTCTTTTTGTGCTTGTTCTATAAAAGCGTTAGCAATACCATCTGAATAGTCACTAGATGTATTAACCATAACAGCAGCAGTTTTTGCATTTAATTTATCTTTAGCAAATTTAGCTAATGTACTTCCTTGATATGGGTCAGTAAAACATACACGGAATACATTAGGTCCAGCATCAGTTATATTTATTTGTGTTCCAGTAGGAGTAATCATAGGCATTCCATCTTGAGCAGCTAACTCAGCAACAGCTAAAGTTGGTTTAGAAGTAACACTTCCAAGTATAGCGACAACTCCTTCATCAACTAACTTATTATAAGCATTTACAGCTTCAATAGGATCAGCTTTTTCATCTAAAGAGATATATTCTAACTTTTTACCTAAAACTCCTCCGTTGTTATTAATCTCTTCAAAAGCTAACTTAGCCCCTTTCTCAATAGTAGTTCCATACATAGCTGCAGAACCAGTTAAAGGTCCCATTCCTCCTACCTTAATAGTAGAATTTTCATCTTGTGTTTGATTTCCACCAC
The window above is part of the uncultured Fusobacterium sp. genome. Proteins encoded here:
- a CDS encoding ABC transporter substrate-binding protein, with translation MKKIIAMLAGAAMMVSCGGNQTQDENSTIKVGGMGPLTGSAAMYGTTIEKGAKLAFEEINNNGGVLGKKLEYISLDEKADPIEAVNAYNKLVDEGVVAILGSVTSKPTLAVAELAAQDGMPMITPTGTQINITDAGPNVFRVCFTDPYQGSTLAKFAKDKLNAKTAAVMVNTSSDYSDGIANAFIEQAQKEGIEIVAKEGYSDGDKDFKAQLTKINGENPDILMVPEYYELSALIATQAREIGMKSTFVGPDGWDGIIGALDPSSYSVVDNSYFTNHYSAEDGSEKVQSFLKKYREKYNEEPTAFSALAYDNVYILKNAIEKAGTTNKEDLVKAIKASDMDGITGHLTFDEKNNPIKAVTIIKVKDGKYIFDSVVETK
- the trpS gene encoding tryptophan--tRNA ligase; translated protein: MKRSLSGIQPSGILHLGNYFGAMKQFIDAQNSGEYDGFYFIADYHSLTSLTDPKSLKDNTYNIVLDYLALGLDPNKSTIFLQSDVPEHVELSWLLSNVTPVGLLERGHSYKDKIAKGIFPNTGLLTYPVLMAADILMYDADVVPVGKDQKQHLEMTRDIAMKFNQQYGVELFKLPEPLTLDDSAVVPGVDGQKMSKSYGNTINMFASKKDLKKQIMSIVTDSTPLEEPKNPDNNIAKLYALFASIEKQNEMKEKFLAGNYGYGHAKTELLNAVLEYFGEARERREKLAQDMNYIHDVLFEGGKKARAIAQEKVMKAKEAVGIIGNMYKYY
- a CDS encoding 30S ribosomal protein S1 encodes the protein MYNNENYDEFEALLNEYLPAEEKTRVRATGIIAQRDRNYAYLDVQGQPTSVRVRNEELLAYNIGDEVEVLLVGETEDGEFIIGSRKRIDMEDNLKKLEEAFEKKEIITGKIVKRIKGGYMVEALFHQGFLPNSLSEINMKDGDKFIGQEVQLMIKDIQLEKDKKTKKITFSRKDITLQKEEKEFSELKVGDVVEAEVTDILDFGLSVKIGHLRGFVHISEVSWKKLEKLTDEYKKGDIIKGKIISLEAEKKNIKLSIKALTRNPWDVVAETVGVDSVVEGKVTKLLPYGVFVEIADGVEGLVHMSDFTWNKKRVNLNEFVQVGDIVKVRVLEFVPAERKLKLGIKQLSENPWDSAEERFAVGKELSAKVLEVKPFGLFAEVEPGVDVFIHQSDYNWQGEANKKFSVGDTVNFKVIELNMEDNKIKGSIKALTKSPWELALETYKVGQTVEKEIKNIMDFGLFINLSKGVDGFVPAQMASKDFVKNLKDKFKVGDVVKAQIVEIDKEKQRIKLSIKKIEIEEEKRENQELLSKYGTSSTEE
- a CDS encoding HPr family phosphocarrier protein; its protein translation is MKSRIVEIKNKAGLHARPSSLFVQLVTEYDSDITVKCDDEEINGKSIMGLMLLAAEQGRKLELIADGPDEDEMLDALVDLIEVKKFNEE
- the ptsP gene encoding phosphoenolpyruvate--protein phosphotransferase → MEYLIGKCAYEGVVIEDVYLDQDTYLQNEKETIAFEEVEKEIHKLEDCLNKAENSLISLKEELNGKIKQKELSLIDAHILLLKDPMYVSDIKKCIQKEQKKVEYAIIETTEKFIKLFENIDSPVYRQRGLDIKDVANRLLDILKDKDNNYKAFHNKILVTKEIYPTELLKLHKEGITLKGIIMEYGGETSHVAILAKALKIPTIMGVSNIFDHNWNDKVILDTTEEIGVVIINPNEEELNLYKEKQEKFLLKLKKIQESKNLPCITEDGIPVNLYLNLGNSEHDNLKEVDRSKIAGVGLLRTELLYMNGSDFPTEEKQFNIYHEALKDFTKDQTIVIRTLDIGADKQLSYFKMKSESNPFLGLRGIRFSLENRDIFKTQLRVILRLSSEKNIKIMYPMVTNIDEIREANLILNEVKNELRNQNISFNENIEVGMMVEVPSVIMMAEAFAKEIDFFSIGSNDLTQYILATDRLSETVGDLYDSYNPAVLRAIYHVKKAADKYNKKISVCGELAGELKGILVLLSLGIRDLSMVEASILPAKNLIRKLNYEKLTTLREKILDCKNSKEIKGILKNYIEF
- a CDS encoding 4-hydroxy-3-methylbut-2-enyl diphosphate reductase, with the protein product MEIIRAKHMGFCFGVAGAIDICQKVINDKNNYNRNIYILGMLVHNEHVVKKLEEQGFKTVKEEEILQGKDNLNKNDIVIIRAHGTSEKIFEILKEKQVEIYDATCVFVTHIRKTLVEMEKKGYDILFIGDKNHPEVKGIISFGKNVTVCNDLEELLKVEIDKNKKYCLLTQTTLNKKKLEKIKSYLENNFQNVKILDKICGATQVRQEAVEELAKKVDMLIVIGGKTSSNTKKLYDISSNFNPNTYLIQDENDLNIEWFRGMNKIGITAGASTPEEIVIKIENQIRGIH
- a CDS encoding glutamine synthetase III, producing MNTMLDMFGVNYFSELELKSRVPSSIFKKFKAVQLGDAEMSLEVADVIANAVKSWATEKGATHFTHWFQPLTELTAEKHESFISVTSEGTIMSQFSGKDLIKGEADTSSFPNGGLRSTFEARGYTAWDTSSPMFIKGEGVTKSLYIPTAFVGYNGEALDKKVPLLRSIKSIEAQALRIQRLLGDFNTKHINVTLGVEQEYFLVEKEFWDRRQDLALAGRTVFGNLPPKGQEMNDHYYGTIKERVEIFMSELDAELWKLGVMAKTKHNEVAPNQFEIALMFTTANVSVDQNHLAMDTIKKVANRHGLAALLHEKPFQGVNGSGKHCNWSLATDTGKNIFDPDNLTPDNLQFLLYTMALVEGVDRYADVLRACTATPGNDHRLGGHEAPPAVISIFLGEQLQELFEKIGKADFMESTDINETIDIGVRIPKIAKDLSDRNRTSPFAFTGNKFEFRMPGSSASASTPVFMINTIVADILREYADVLEKTDPTKNINKYIIKLIKERYNLHKRIIFNGNGYEEAWIEKAKELGLSNLKNTVEGIPVYIREETIELFERNGVLTRNELYSRFKVYSDRYNKQTNIEISTAIRMARNEIYPCIIKYITNISQMINSVREALKEEEFIQYDKEHLIKVIGFKNQLKNTITELNEGLKKATSISDEYERACYYHSELVPVLNEMRTVVDSLELLVDKTVWPIPTYYDLLFRL